The following proteins come from a genomic window of Novosphingobium sp. P6W:
- a CDS encoding efflux RND transporter periplasmic adaptor subunit, whose translation MNLATSLEIPSEYARDSDVRTERGSSSRRMPVVIGALALVAVAGLGWKFLQPEPAAALPPPTVVQTAHPLVRDVTQWDDYVGRFAPSKTVEVRPRVSGAITQILFKDGDYVQAGQALFVVDQRPYRAALAEAQADAASASANLALARSDYSRVAGLTGDEAMAASEVDQRRARVRAAEAALAGAQARVRTRSLDVEFATVRAPISGRVSDRRVDSGNLVSGDNGAGATLLTTINAVSPIYFTFDASESLFLKTQRDKAEKRDAAPVEVRLQDEADYRWKGRLDFTDNGLDPRSGTIRVRASLDNADGFLTPGMFGNMRLASGGTVKAMLVPDAAIRADQTRKVVMVVGKDGTVASRPVETGPLIGDLRVVRSGLKADDTVVISNYQAVMPGAHVQTKAGKIVSGAQVQAGPGPAEPAAAQATLVN comes from the coding sequence GTGAATCTCGCCACATCTCTTGAAATCCCTTCCGAATATGCACGGGACAGCGACGTAAGGACCGAGCGCGGCTCGTCCTCGCGCCGGATGCCGGTCGTCATCGGCGCCCTGGCGCTGGTCGCGGTCGCAGGCCTGGGCTGGAAATTCCTCCAGCCCGAGCCTGCCGCCGCGCTGCCACCGCCAACCGTCGTCCAGACCGCCCATCCGCTTGTGCGGGACGTGACGCAGTGGGACGATTACGTCGGCCGTTTCGCCCCCAGCAAGACGGTTGAGGTGCGCCCGCGCGTGTCGGGTGCGATTACCCAGATCCTGTTCAAGGACGGCGACTATGTTCAGGCCGGGCAGGCGCTGTTCGTGGTCGACCAGCGACCCTACCGCGCCGCCCTTGCAGAAGCGCAGGCGGATGCAGCATCGGCCAGCGCCAATCTGGCCCTCGCTCGTTCCGACTATTCCCGCGTTGCCGGGCTGACCGGGGACGAAGCGATGGCCGCCAGCGAAGTCGATCAGCGCCGCGCCCGAGTGCGCGCCGCCGAGGCTGCACTGGCCGGCGCGCAGGCACGGGTACGCACCCGTAGCCTCGACGTGGAATTCGCCACCGTGCGCGCGCCGATCTCGGGCCGCGTGTCCGACCGCCGTGTGGATTCGGGCAACCTCGTCTCCGGCGACAATGGCGCCGGGGCTACGCTGCTCACGACGATCAATGCCGTTTCTCCGATCTACTTCACCTTCGACGCCTCTGAATCGCTGTTCCTCAAGACCCAGCGCGACAAAGCCGAAAAGCGCGATGCCGCTCCCGTTGAGGTTCGCCTGCAGGACGAGGCCGACTATCGCTGGAAGGGCAGGCTGGACTTCACCGACAACGGGCTGGACCCGCGTTCGGGCACGATCCGCGTGCGCGCCAGCCTCGACAACGCCGATGGGTTCCTGACCCCGGGCATGTTCGGCAACATGCGCCTCGCCAGCGGCGGCACCGTCAAGGCCATGCTGGTGCCCGACGCGGCGATCCGTGCCGACCAGACCCGCAAGGTCGTGATGGTCGTGGGCAAGGATGGCACCGTGGCCAGCAGGCCGGTCGAAACCGGACCGCTGATCGGCGATCTTCGCGTCGTGCGCTCGGGTTTGAAGGCGGACGATACGGTGGTCATCTCCAACTACCAGGCCGTCATGCCCGGCGCGCATGTGCAGACCAAGGCGGGCAAGATCGTTTCGGGCGCTCAGGTCCAGGCAGGACCCGGCCCGGCCGAACCGGCTGCCGCGCAGGCCACGCTCGTGAACTGA
- a CDS encoding TetR/AcrR family transcriptional regulator: MKCSAPNTAPTASRGRPREFDPDKALASALRVFWTRGYEGASMAELTEAMGITKPSLYACFGNKEALFKKALELYERDKLAYVGKALDAPTARGVAERLLNGAVATHCGTSDPHGCLGVISTVACATEDDSIREHVIARRIATEAAIAQRFLRAQSEGDLPGSVDAKALAGCLTTVLQGMSVKAQGCLCPTELQGTVDSFLSMWPSR, from the coding sequence ATGAAATGTTCGGCCCCCAATACGGCCCCCACTGCGAGTCGGGGCCGACCGCGTGAATTCGATCCTGACAAGGCGCTTGCTTCCGCGCTGCGCGTATTCTGGACGCGCGGCTACGAAGGCGCTTCGATGGCGGAGCTGACCGAGGCCATGGGCATCACCAAGCCCAGCCTCTACGCGTGTTTCGGCAACAAGGAAGCGCTCTTCAAGAAGGCGCTGGAACTCTACGAGCGTGACAAGCTGGCCTATGTCGGCAAAGCGCTCGATGCGCCCACCGCCCGCGGCGTGGCCGAGCGTCTGCTCAACGGTGCCGTCGCGACGCATTGCGGCACCAGCGATCCCCACGGCTGCCTTGGCGTCATCAGCACGGTCGCCTGCGCGACTGAAGACGATTCGATCCGCGAGCATGTCATCGCCAGGCGCATCGCGACAGAGGCGGCCATCGCCCAACGGTTTCTGCGTGCGCAGAGCGAAGGCGACCTGCCCGGCAGCGTCGACGCAAAAGCGTTGGCCGGCTGCCTGACCACTGTCCTCCAAGGGATGTCGGTCAAGGCGCAGGGATGTCTTTGCCCCACTGAACTGCAAGGTACAGTCGACTCGTTCCTGTCGATGTGGCCCAGCCGCTAG
- a CDS encoding phospholipase D-like domain-containing protein — protein sequence MTDETTMLEPGRNCWRIEPATRATVIVDADDYFKAARAAMMNARKQILLVGWDFDARIRFGGDVDDGGPDRVGEFLSWLVKRTPGLHVHILRWDTGAIKTIFQAQTLMRMARWIKDPQIHLRLDGHHPPAGSHHQKVVVIDDDVAFCGGIDMTVDRWDTRGHADDEPRRVEPDGTPYGPWHDATTILQGPVARALGDMCRRRWEVSGGGTLEPVEGIDDDDCWPGHVTADFTDVEVGVALTVPEMADQEPRHEIEQLYVDLIARAKRWVYAESQYFASRKVAEAIAKRLAEPDGPEFVIVHPTNAQGWLEPIAMDSARARLVEALHEQDPHGRLRLYHPFTAGGEAIYVHAKVTVIDDEVLRVGSSNFNNRSLRLDTECDVVIDAGRPANADERETIAGIRNSLLAEHLDSDCESVAALIAETGSIIQTVEQLRGPGRSLRPYEVPELDAVREWLADNKILDPEGPGEMFEALSKRKTLLKRLRPHLHRSDGSLSPIRTAATVGGAAVGAALIGLLVLKGQNRK from the coding sequence ATGACTGATGAGACAACCATGCTTGAGCCGGGTCGAAACTGCTGGCGGATCGAACCTGCTACCCGGGCCACGGTCATCGTCGATGCGGACGACTATTTCAAAGCCGCGCGTGCGGCGATGATGAATGCCAGGAAGCAGATATTGCTGGTGGGCTGGGATTTCGACGCGCGCATCCGCTTCGGCGGTGACGTCGATGATGGCGGCCCGGATCGGGTCGGAGAATTTCTAAGCTGGCTGGTGAAACGCACGCCGGGCCTGCACGTCCATATCCTGCGGTGGGACACCGGCGCGATAAAGACGATCTTCCAGGCGCAGACGTTGATGCGGATGGCACGGTGGATCAAGGACCCCCAGATTCACCTTCGCCTGGACGGCCATCACCCCCCGGCCGGATCGCACCACCAGAAAGTGGTCGTGATCGACGATGACGTCGCTTTTTGCGGCGGCATCGACATGACCGTGGATCGCTGGGACACGCGCGGCCATGCCGACGACGAGCCGCGCCGTGTCGAGCCGGACGGCACTCCCTACGGACCATGGCACGATGCCACGACCATATTGCAGGGCCCCGTCGCGCGCGCTCTGGGTGATATGTGCCGGCGGCGCTGGGAAGTATCGGGAGGCGGCACCCTCGAGCCGGTCGAGGGTATCGATGACGACGACTGCTGGCCCGGTCACGTCACAGCAGACTTCACCGACGTCGAAGTCGGCGTCGCGCTCACCGTCCCCGAGATGGCGGACCAGGAACCTCGCCACGAGATCGAGCAGCTCTACGTCGACCTGATCGCGCGCGCAAAACGGTGGGTCTATGCCGAAAGCCAGTATTTTGCCTCGCGCAAGGTGGCAGAGGCGATTGCGAAGCGGCTGGCCGAACCGGACGGCCCGGAATTCGTGATCGTCCATCCGACCAACGCGCAGGGCTGGCTTGAACCGATCGCCATGGATTCAGCGCGCGCCCGTCTGGTCGAGGCGCTGCACGAGCAAGACCCTCACGGTCGCCTGCGGCTCTACCACCCCTTTACCGCCGGCGGCGAGGCGATCTACGTCCATGCCAAGGTGACGGTGATCGATGACGAAGTGCTGCGCGTCGGATCGTCGAACTTCAACAATCGCTCGCTCAGGCTCGATACCGAATGCGATGTCGTCATCGATGCCGGACGGCCAGCCAATGCCGATGAGCGCGAGACGATCGCGGGCATCCGCAATTCGCTGCTGGCCGAACATCTCGATAGCGACTGCGAGTCTGTCGCGGCGCTGATCGCCGAGACCGGATCGATCATCCAGACGGTCGAGCAACTGCGGGGCCCCGGCCGGTCGCTGCGCCCCTACGAAGTACCCGAACTCGATGCGGTGCGTGAATGGCTGGCCGACAACAAGATACTCGACCCGGAAGGGCCGGGAGAGATGTTCGAAGCACTTTCCAAACGCAAAACTCTGCTGAAACGCCTGCGCCCCCATCTTCACCGCAGCGACGGCAGCCTGTCTCCGATCAGGACCGCCGCGACGGTCGGCGGAGCCGCAGTCGGCGCCGCCTTGATCGGCCTGCTCGTCTTAAAGGGCCAGAACAGGAAATAG
- a CDS encoding tetratricopeptide repeat protein, with protein MAARELQAMHEGEIAVLYSRHKALVPSSKWMRTWCRWGCGLIATLIAVSSPAADRVLETVSDDEAEITQLEHSCDSGVIGSCAELGGRFANGNGVSQNPAKAATFFDKACDGGEADSCTLLGIAYHEGQGIVPAPERAAAAFARACELGGASACGNFGLALVKGEGVAKDVGRAFGYFTLACKADNAASCSSLGAAYSMGIGVRANARKARRLFKKSCDGGDAGGCYNLGVVYDQGLGVSKDPKRAAALYVGACDEDDGAACGNLGTLVQNGNGIARDVERAAELFGKSCELGDADGCLNLGLAYNAGVGVGRDRDRARSYLERAIAIEPDKADARRALNDMMPD; from the coding sequence ATGGCCGCCCGGGAACTCCAGGCAATGCATGAAGGGGAAATCGCCGTGCTTTACTCAAGACACAAAGCGCTTGTGCCTTCAAGCAAGTGGATGCGCACATGGTGCCGCTGGGGCTGCGGCCTGATAGCGACGCTGATTGCAGTGTCGTCACCGGCCGCCGATAGGGTACTCGAAACAGTTTCCGACGACGAAGCCGAAATAACGCAGCTCGAACACTCTTGCGATTCCGGTGTCATCGGCTCCTGCGCGGAACTGGGCGGACGGTTCGCAAACGGCAACGGGGTCTCACAGAACCCAGCAAAGGCCGCCACTTTTTTCGACAAGGCATGTGACGGCGGTGAAGCTGACAGCTGCACATTGCTTGGGATTGCGTACCATGAAGGACAGGGCATTGTTCCCGCTCCCGAACGCGCTGCTGCTGCATTTGCCCGCGCTTGCGAGTTGGGAGGCGCCAGCGCCTGCGGCAATTTCGGGCTGGCGTTGGTGAAGGGAGAGGGTGTCGCAAAAGACGTCGGGCGCGCCTTTGGCTATTTCACCCTCGCCTGCAAAGCGGACAATGCGGCGAGTTGCTCCAGCTTGGGCGCCGCCTATTCAATGGGCATCGGCGTGCGCGCCAATGCTCGCAAGGCGAGGCGCCTGTTCAAAAAGTCCTGTGATGGGGGCGATGCCGGCGGATGTTACAACCTGGGTGTGGTGTACGATCAGGGCCTGGGCGTCAGCAAGGACCCGAAGCGGGCTGCGGCACTCTATGTTGGCGCATGTGATGAGGATGACGGCGCAGCATGTGGGAACCTGGGAACGCTGGTTCAAAATGGCAACGGCATTGCCAGGGACGTGGAACGTGCTGCCGAACTTTTCGGAAAGTCCTGTGAACTGGGCGATGCTGACGGATGCCTCAACCTTGGCCTTGCGTATAATGCGGGTGTGGGTGTCGGGCGCGATCGGGACCGGGCCAGGTCATATCTCGAACGAGCGATAGCGATCGAACCGGACAAGGCAGATGCGCGCCGCGCGCTGAACGACATGATGCCGGATTAA
- a CDS encoding transglutaminase family protein, producing the protein MRLTINHRTTYQYARRIILQAHRLVVTPRDSGDLTTLERSLHCEPEADISWTLDVHGNLIATATFTQPSDKLTIISHAVVDHRAPEWPIFAIDPAAHMYPFTYTLDDLIDLGALAQPDWLTPGGDTVSDWARRFVMGTQTDTLSLLKDINSGVLGDVRYRIRDEEGTQSPAETLALGSGSCRDIATLFIESVRHLGFGARAVSGYLLDIGPADGNAGSTHAWAEIYLPGAGWIAFDPTHRRIGSGQLVPVAFARFNRQIMPVSGAYLGAAEDFVSMDVAVRMSE; encoded by the coding sequence ATGCGCCTGACGATCAACCACCGTACGACCTATCAATATGCCCGCCGCATCATTCTACAGGCGCACCGGCTTGTCGTCACGCCGCGCGACAGCGGCGACCTGACCACCCTGGAGCGCTCCCTTCACTGTGAGCCGGAAGCGGACATATCGTGGACGCTGGATGTCCATGGCAACCTGATAGCAACCGCGACCTTCACCCAACCTTCGGACAAACTTACCATCATCAGCCACGCGGTGGTGGACCACAGGGCGCCCGAGTGGCCGATTTTCGCGATCGACCCAGCGGCACACATGTACCCGTTCACCTATACACTGGACGATCTCATCGACCTTGGCGCACTGGCACAGCCGGATTGGCTCACCCCCGGCGGCGATACGGTCAGCGATTGGGCGCGCCGGTTCGTGATGGGGACGCAGACCGACACGCTTTCACTGCTCAAGGACATCAATTCGGGGGTTCTCGGCGACGTTCGCTATCGCATCCGCGACGAAGAAGGCACTCAGTCTCCAGCCGAAACCCTTGCTCTTGGAAGCGGGTCCTGCCGTGATATCGCAACATTGTTCATCGAATCGGTACGGCATCTCGGGTTCGGGGCACGAGCGGTTTCCGGCTATCTTCTCGATATCGGCCCGGCAGATGGCAACGCCGGTTCCACCCATGCCTGGGCCGAAATCTATCTTCCCGGTGCCGGCTGGATTGCCTTCGATCCGACCCATCGGCGTATTGGCAGCGGACAACTCGTGCCTGTCGCATTTGCCCGTTTCAACCGGCAGATCATGCCCGTCTCGGGCGCCTATCTGGGAGCTGCCGAGGATTTCGTATCGATGGACGTTGCCGTGCGGATGAGCGAGTAG
- a CDS encoding response regulator, with translation MADNSVETTVLIVEDEVFIRMIGVDMLEDSGFRVLEAKNADEALEILKNGADVKVLFTDIRMPGKMDGLELAEFVHARWPEIKLLITSGHCRLSDDEVPDGGRFVAKPYKLETVIEQIRKALIER, from the coding sequence ATGGCCGATAATTCCGTCGAGACGACAGTCCTCATTGTGGAGGACGAGGTCTTCATCCGAATGATCGGCGTGGACATGCTGGAAGATTCCGGTTTTCGCGTTCTGGAAGCGAAAAATGCGGACGAGGCACTGGAAATTCTCAAAAACGGCGCCGACGTCAAAGTGCTATTCACCGACATCCGCATGCCGGGGAAAATGGATGGCCTGGAACTTGCGGAGTTCGTTCACGCACGTTGGCCCGAGATAAAGCTATTGATCACCTCTGGCCATTGCAGGCTGTCAGACGATGAAGTTCCAGATGGCGGACGTTTCGTCGCAAAGCCCTACAAGCTGGAAACCGTCATTGAGCAGATTCGTAAAGCCTTGATCGAGCGTTGA
- a CDS encoding CsbD family protein, producing the protein MGELTDKLDAAGNKIAGSVKETVGKATDNEKLQAEGAAQKLKGTAQDVKGSVKGAFGDKI; encoded by the coding sequence ATGGGTGAACTGACTGACAAGCTCGATGCCGCTGGCAACAAAATTGCCGGTAGCGTGAAGGAAACCGTCGGCAAGGCGACCGACAACGAAAAGTTGCAGGCCGAAGGCGCCGCGCAGAAGCTCAAGGGCACCGCGCAGGACGTCAAGGGAAGCGTCAAGGGCGCTTTCGGCGACAAAATCTGA
- a CDS encoding acetyl-CoA hydrolase/transferase family protein, translating into MTNRIARADLRQKVMSAADAAALIHNGQTVGMSGFTGSGYPKAVPMALAARIEAEHAAGRPMRVKVWTGASTGPELDGALAKADGIELRLPYNSDPIARERINKGEMDYLDMHLSQVAPMAWQGFLGPLDVAVVEVTAIRPDGSLVPSSSVGNNKTWLDRADAIILEVNSWQNPALEGMHDIYYGTALPPRRVPIPLVRPDDRIGQATLQCDPAKIIAIVETDAPDRNLPFTAPDASALAIAGNIIEFLSHEVAKGRLPADLLPLQSGVGNIANAVLTGLIDGPFNNLTAYTEVIQDGMLDLIDAGKLRMASATAFSLSPEAAERINAEMARYASRMILRPQEISNHPELIRRLGCIAMNGLIEADIYGNVNSTCVMGSRIQNGIGGSGDFARNAYVSIFMTPSIAKGGAISAIVPQAAHVDHIMQDVAVLVTERGLADMRGLPPRKRAALVIENCAHPMYRDALRDYYDRAYHGSYGRHAPSLPGEALSWHQRFIDTGTMLPA; encoded by the coding sequence ATGACGAACCGTATCGCCCGTGCCGACCTGCGCCAGAAGGTCATGTCCGCAGCCGACGCCGCCGCGTTGATCCACAACGGGCAGACCGTGGGGATGAGCGGGTTCACCGGCTCCGGCTACCCGAAGGCCGTACCGATGGCGCTCGCCGCACGGATCGAAGCTGAACACGCCGCCGGCCGCCCTATGCGCGTAAAGGTCTGGACGGGCGCCTCGACCGGCCCTGAACTCGACGGCGCGCTGGCCAAGGCGGACGGCATCGAACTGCGCCTGCCCTACAATTCCGACCCCATCGCCCGCGAGAGGATCAACAAGGGCGAGATGGACTATCTCGACATGCACCTGTCGCAGGTGGCGCCGATGGCATGGCAGGGGTTCCTTGGGCCGCTGGACGTGGCGGTGGTGGAAGTGACCGCAATCCGGCCTGATGGCTCGCTGGTTCCTTCATCGTCGGTTGGCAACAACAAGACCTGGCTCGACCGCGCCGACGCGATCATTCTCGAGGTTAACTCGTGGCAGAACCCGGCGCTGGAGGGAATGCACGACATCTATTACGGCACCGCCCTGCCGCCCCGCCGCGTGCCGATCCCGCTGGTCCGCCCCGACGACCGCATCGGCCAGGCCACCCTGCAGTGCGACCCCGCCAAGATTATAGCCATCGTCGAAACCGACGCCCCCGACCGCAACCTGCCTTTCACCGCGCCGGATGCCAGCGCGCTGGCGATTGCCGGGAACATCATCGAGTTCCTCAGCCACGAAGTCGCCAAGGGGCGCCTTCCCGCAGACCTGCTGCCGCTTCAATCGGGCGTCGGCAACATCGCCAATGCCGTGCTGACCGGCCTCATCGACGGGCCTTTCAACAACCTCACCGCCTATACCGAGGTGATCCAGGACGGCATGCTCGACCTGATCGACGCGGGCAAGCTGCGCATGGCCTCCGCCACCGCGTTCTCGCTTAGCCCCGAGGCGGCAGAGCGCATCAATGCCGAGATGGCACGCTATGCCAGCCGCATGATCCTGCGCCCGCAGGAGATCAGCAACCACCCCGAACTGATCCGCCGTCTGGGCTGCATCGCCATGAACGGCCTGATCGAGGCGGACATATACGGCAACGTCAACTCCACCTGCGTGATGGGATCGCGCATCCAGAACGGCATCGGTGGCTCCGGCGACTTCGCGCGCAATGCCTACGTCTCGATCTTCATGACCCCGTCCATCGCCAAGGGCGGCGCGATCTCGGCCATCGTTCCGCAGGCAGCCCACGTCGATCACATCATGCAGGACGTAGCGGTACTGGTGACCGAACGGGGCCTTGCCGACATGCGCGGCCTGCCCCCACGCAAGCGCGCCGCGCTGGTGATCGAGAACTGCGCCCACCCGATGTACCGCGATGCGCTGCGCGATTACTACGACCGCGCCTATCACGGCTCCTACGGCCGCCACGCCCCATCGCTGCCGGGAGAGGCGCTGTCATGGCATCAGCGCTTCATCGATACCGGCACTATGCTCCCGGCGTGA
- a CDS encoding LysR family transcriptional regulator → MSDLIRSLRLFVRLSEEGNFSSLARRQNLSHTTIARAIDDLEAHFGVRLFQRSTRRLTLTGDGERLAEHAAAILDQVGQAEADLAGAVAARGLVRIGVTTALGLHYAQRLERLREGHPDLMVELLFADWRDVADDGGLDLWLTVGASQIPGAVMLGELPRILVAAPAYLEAHGEPSSAEDLMMHQCLTYGYAARAEPWPIEGREMRVNGFLRASTSEAVLRATRGGLGIGLLPRIQVEEDLARGTAVQVLPEARIAPLAIMVAHGFRGMRMPMRARVAMDFLVESFPGDRTYTRITTGRRHGT, encoded by the coding sequence ATGAGCGACCTGATCCGATCCCTGCGACTTTTCGTGCGCCTGAGCGAGGAGGGCAATTTCTCCTCCCTCGCGCGCCGGCAGAACCTCAGTCATACCACGATAGCGCGCGCAATTGACGATCTGGAGGCACATTTCGGCGTCCGCCTGTTTCAGCGCTCCACTCGCCGGCTGACGCTGACCGGCGACGGCGAACGATTGGCCGAACATGCCGCCGCGATCCTCGATCAGGTCGGGCAGGCGGAGGCGGATCTGGCCGGCGCGGTGGCAGCGCGGGGCCTTGTGCGGATCGGCGTGACTACGGCGCTGGGCCTGCATTATGCGCAACGTCTGGAGCGCCTGCGAGAAGGGCACCCCGATCTCATGGTGGAACTGCTGTTCGCCGACTGGCGCGACGTGGCCGACGATGGCGGGCTGGACCTGTGGCTTACAGTTGGGGCGAGCCAGATCCCGGGGGCGGTGATGTTGGGGGAACTTCCGCGTATTCTCGTCGCCGCGCCGGCCTATCTTGAGGCCCATGGCGAGCCGTCCAGCGCCGAGGACCTGATGATGCACCAGTGCCTCACCTATGGCTATGCGGCCCGCGCCGAGCCGTGGCCGATCGAGGGGCGAGAGATGCGGGTGAACGGGTTCCTGCGCGCCAGTACCAGCGAGGCGGTGCTGCGAGCGACACGCGGAGGGTTGGGCATCGGCCTGCTGCCGCGTATCCAGGTGGAGGAGGACCTTGCGCGCGGCACGGCCGTGCAGGTGTTGCCAGAGGCTCGCATCGCGCCGCTCGCCATCATGGTCGCCCATGGATTTCGCGGCATGCGCATGCCGATGCGCGCCCGCGTGGCGATGGATTTCCTGGTCGAAAGTTTCCCCGGAGACCGGACATACACACGCATTACGACGGGCAGGCGACATGGGACATGA
- a CDS encoding enoyl-CoA hydratase/isomerase family protein, translated as MTDGNIDGIRLEQGKAIDWIVLDRPEAANAFSRDMLAQFGVVLQRLKAEGAPVVGIRGAGKGFGAGMDLGQYNADASPMQDVTRLAGYVELWREIWRHPKPVIVAVHGYCIGVAAQMAGFADILVVAEDAAITEPTIPIGGGFVAPTWVHQVGGRRAKEFAFLPGNSIDGKTAVEWGWANAAVPAENLIACVEELAARIALVPPGVLAGKKRSINRAMEAAGWDQGLSAIAESDAILHLEPEVQEIRKMLATKGLKETVAVFRGASSQDIFRSHS; from the coding sequence ATGACGGACGGCAACATAGATGGGATTCGCCTCGAGCAAGGCAAGGCGATCGACTGGATCGTGCTGGACAGGCCCGAGGCCGCTAATGCCTTCTCGCGAGACATGCTCGCCCAGTTCGGCGTGGTGCTGCAGCGCCTCAAAGCGGAAGGCGCGCCGGTCGTCGGTATCCGGGGCGCAGGCAAAGGGTTCGGCGCGGGCATGGACCTTGGCCAGTACAACGCCGATGCCAGCCCCATGCAGGATGTGACGCGCTTGGCGGGCTACGTCGAGCTTTGGCGCGAAATCTGGCGCCATCCCAAGCCAGTGATCGTGGCCGTACATGGCTACTGCATCGGCGTCGCCGCACAGATGGCCGGATTTGCGGACATCCTCGTCGTCGCCGAGGACGCTGCCATCACCGAGCCGACGATACCCATCGGCGGCGGTTTCGTGGCTCCGACGTGGGTACATCAGGTAGGGGGCAGACGGGCCAAGGAATTCGCCTTCCTGCCTGGCAACAGCATCGACGGAAAGACCGCAGTGGAGTGGGGTTGGGCAAACGCGGCGGTTCCGGCCGAGAACCTGATCGCGTGCGTCGAAGAACTGGCGGCTCGCATCGCCCTGGTTCCTCCGGGCGTACTGGCCGGAAAGAAACGCTCGATCAATCGGGCCATGGAAGCTGCGGGCTGGGATCAGGGCCTGTCCGCCATCGCCGAGAGCGACGCTATTCTTCACCTCGAGCCGGAAGTGCAGGAGATCCGCAAAATGTTGGCGACGAAAGGCCTCAAGGAAACCGTCGCGGTGTTCCGGGGAGCATCATCGCAGGATATTTTCCGCTCGCATTCCTGA
- a CDS encoding Xaa-Pro peptidase family protein, which yields MNTLAPLMNRSEAEQVLSACGVSALILSDPVNIYHATGFWPQMVTMGQSGTVFAVVPAAIGEPVVLITSQFIHYLHDVDDVPREDPVRILLYTAPDGLEGAAPPIFLNEAFGGRPDPMDAVSRTSTLRVLSRRPAYPTAASALKAAAAPFAGSIAVDTLNAAAALDLDGQLRPAEPLLRQIRMIKSSAEIALMRRAASSNADAAKEAILSMRAGKSYEDLRLAFFEATGRRGGIPLFMSTDSMAMRRRDGILHEGRSFQIDAVSSYAGYYGDFGRTVFVGEPDPMIIRMVEAATCANDAISRALRPGLRYSDVRHIGHEAVKQAGYDVAIACGTHSVGLYHTDEAFQAGSLNFAKDDHVIRKDMVVSVDCPVLHLDAGGNVHLEDLWLITEDGCEPLNERGEAFFQI from the coding sequence ATGAACACGCTTGCTCCCCTGATGAACCGCAGCGAGGCAGAGCAGGTACTCAGTGCCTGCGGCGTGTCCGCGCTGATTCTGTCAGACCCCGTGAACATTTATCATGCGACTGGTTTCTGGCCGCAGATGGTAACCATGGGGCAGTCTGGCACAGTATTTGCCGTGGTTCCGGCAGCGATCGGCGAGCCGGTCGTCCTCATCACCAGCCAGTTTATTCATTATCTTCATGATGTGGATGACGTGCCTCGCGAAGATCCCGTTCGCATCCTGCTCTACACTGCGCCTGACGGACTTGAGGGCGCCGCGCCGCCAATCTTCCTAAATGAAGCTTTCGGCGGCAGGCCCGATCCGATGGATGCTGTAAGCCGCACGTCGACGTTACGTGTTCTTTCTCGCCGACCGGCCTATCCGACCGCTGCTTCCGCGCTGAAAGCTGCTGCGGCCCCCTTTGCCGGTAGCATTGCCGTCGACACGCTGAATGCAGCAGCCGCGCTCGACCTCGATGGGCAATTACGGCCTGCCGAGCCGCTGCTGCGCCAGATCAGGATGATCAAGTCATCGGCCGAGATCGCCCTGATGCGCCGCGCCGCATCCAGCAACGCCGATGCGGCGAAAGAGGCAATTCTTTCGATGCGAGCGGGTAAGTCTTACGAGGACCTGCGCCTCGCATTCTTCGAGGCGACCGGCCGCCGGGGAGGTATCCCGCTTTTTATGTCGACCGACAGCATGGCCATGCGCCGGAGGGACGGCATCCTGCACGAAGGGCGCAGTTTCCAGATCGATGCAGTCAGCAGTTACGCCGGATATTACGGTGACTTCGGGCGGACGGTCTTCGTCGGCGAGCCGGACCCTATGATCATCCGCATGGTCGAGGCGGCAACATGCGCCAACGATGCGATATCGCGCGCGCTTCGTCCTGGACTGCGCTACTCGGATGTACGCCATATCGGCCATGAAGCCGTCAAACAGGCGGGCTATGACGTAGCAATCGCCTGCGGCACGCATAGCGTCGGATTATACCATACGGACGAGGCGTTCCAGGCGGGAAGCCTGAACTTCGCAAAGGACGACCATGTCATACGCAAGGATATGGTCGTCAGCGTGGATTGCCCCGTGCTCCACCTCGATGCCGGCGGAAACGTCCATTTGGAGGATCTATGGTTGATTACGGAGGACGGCTGCGAACCGCTTAACGAAAGAGGTGAGGCCTTCTTTCAGATATAA